In Streptomyces nojiriensis, one genomic interval encodes:
- the trhA gene encoding PAQR family membrane homeostasis protein TrhA — protein sequence MTSDAAAVPAAEATPVVEALEAAETALEEKPLMRGWLHLGMFPAVVIAGLVLMAFTDSTRARVACGVYVLTACLLFGVSAVYHRGTWGPRGEAILRRLDHANIFLIIAGTYTPLTVLLLPPSTGRTLLWAVWIAAAAGIAFRVFWVGAPRWLYTPCYIAMGWAAVFFLPDFMRSGGIAVLVLVIVGGLLYSVGGIIYGMKRPNPSPRFFGFHEVFHSLTLAAFVAHYVGISLAAYQH from the coding sequence ATGACTTCTGATGCCGCCGCCGTCCCGGCCGCCGAGGCCACACCGGTAGTCGAGGCCCTGGAGGCGGCGGAGACCGCCCTGGAGGAGAAGCCGCTGATGCGCGGCTGGCTGCACCTCGGGATGTTCCCCGCCGTGGTCATCGCGGGCCTGGTGCTGATGGCCTTCACCGACTCCACCCGGGCCCGCGTCGCCTGCGGCGTCTACGTCCTCACGGCCTGCCTGCTCTTCGGCGTCAGCGCGGTCTACCACCGCGGCACCTGGGGGCCGCGCGGCGAGGCCATCCTGCGACGGCTCGACCACGCCAACATCTTCCTGATCATCGCGGGCACCTACACCCCGCTGACCGTCCTGCTGCTGCCGCCCTCCACCGGGCGGACCCTGCTGTGGGCGGTGTGGATCGCGGCCGCCGCCGGCATCGCCTTCCGGGTCTTCTGGGTCGGCGCCCCGCGCTGGCTCTACACGCCCTGCTACATCGCCATGGGCTGGGCGGCGGTCTTCTTCCTGCCCGACTTCATGCGCTCCGGCGGGATCGCCGTCCTGGTCCTGGTGATCGTCGGCGGCCTCCTCTACAGCGTGGGCGGGATCATCTACGGCATGAAGCGCCCGAACCCCTCCCCGCGTTTCTTCGGCTTCCACGAGGTCTTCCACTCGCTGACCCTCGCGGCCTTCGTGGCCCACTACGTCGGCATCTCGCTCGCCGCGTACCAGCACTGA